ATGTAGGTTTCCGGCTCGTTCGGCAATTCGTAATTGATCACATGCGTGATGCCGTCTACATCGATGCCGCGCGCGGCGATGTCGGTGGCGACCAGGACGCGCACGCGCCCTTCACGAAAGCCGCCAAGCGCCTGCGTCCGGGCCCCCTGGCTCTTGTTGCCGTGGATCGCCGCCGCCGTGATTCCCTCATCGTTGAGATGTTCCGTCACCCGGTTGGCGACATGCTTGCGCTGGGTGAAGACAATCACCTTGCTCATGCCGGTCGCGCGCAGGAGCACGACGAGGAGGTCGTTCTTGTCCTTTTTGGAGACAAACATCACGCTTTGCTTGATTTTATCCACCGTCGGCTGCTCCGGGGCAACCGAGACATGCGCCGCGTCATGAACGAGGGTCCGCGCCAGATCCAGAGCCTCGTGGGTGAGCGTGGCCGAGAAAAAGAGCGACTGGCGCTTGGCGGGCAGCTTGGCGATGACGCGCCGCATGTCGGGGAGGAATCCCATGTCGAGCATCCGGTCGGCTTCATCGAGGACAAAATATTCGACATCGTCGAGCCGCACAAACCCCTGCTGCATGAGGTCGAGCAGGCGGCCGGGCGTGGCGACGACGATGTCGACACCGCCGTGCAGCGCGCGCACCTGATGGCTCTGGCTGACGCCCCCGAAAATGACGGTGTGAGACACGCGCACGTGGCGGCCGTAGGTGTGGATGCTGTCGCCGATTTGCGCAGCCAGCTCGCGTGTCGGCGCCAGAATCAGCGCGCGCGGCCTGCCGGCGGGTGTCGGACGGCGGTGCTCGGTCAGGTACTGGAGCAGCGGCAGGGTGAAGGCGGCGGTCTTGCCCGTGCCAGTCTGGGCACACCCCAAGACGTCGCGGCCGGCCAGCAGCAGCGGAATAGCCTGCTGCTGAATCGGCGTGGGGATGGTATACCCTTCCTCGGCAACGGCGCGTTGAAGCGGCTGCACGAGCAGGCTGAAGGCCCCTTCGGGGGCGGGCGGGTGCGAAACGGTTGCGGATGTGCCGGGAACGGCGGAATCAGTCGGCGGGTGTTTGTGTTTCTGCATAAATATGGGGTCACTATAACCCGGCAGGGCAACCGTGTCAATCCGCGAAAAAACGGTGGCAGGCGTAAGTGACGCTCGCTGCGGGGTTGCCGAATCCAGCGCCACGGAGTATGATACCCGCCGACGACGCTTGGATCCGTCAATCCGAACACTGCCGACCGGCCCGCCTGCGGGACGGTTTTGGGAAGGAGCCGCCATGCTGGACATCAAACGCATTCGAGAGAAGCCGGACGAGATTCGCGAGGGCTTGACGCGTCGCGGCGCCGACGGCACGACGCTAGACCGGGTGATTGATCTGGACCGCGCCCGCCGGGGGCTGGTCACGCAGGTTGAGGAGTTGAAGAACTGCCGCAACAGCCATTCGAAGAAAATCGGCCTACTGAAAAAATCGGGCGCCGACACGACCGCGCTTCAGGCCGACGTGCGCGCGACGGGCGACCGGATCACCGCGATGGACGAGGAGATCCGCGTGATCGAGGCGTCCCTCGGCGAGGCCATGCTGCGCATCCCCAACGTCCCCTGCCCTTCAATCCCGACAGGACCCGATGCCTCGGCCAACCGCGTGGTGCGTCACGCGGGAGAGGCTCCGCAGTTCGAATTCGCCCCCCAGGATCACGTCGCCCTCGGCGAGCGTCTCGGTCTCTTCGACTTTCCCCGTGCGACCCGGATGTCCGGATCCGGTTTTCCCCTCCTGCTCGGCGCGGGCGCGAAGCTGCAGCGGGCGCTGATCCAGTACATGCTCGACCTGCATACGACCCGGCACGGATACACCGAGATGCTGCCGCCATTCGTCGTCAACAGCGACTCGATGCGCGGCACGGGGCAACTCCCCAAGATGGCCGAAGACATGTATCACTGCGAGGTGGACGACCTGTGGCTGATTCCGACCGCCGAGGTGCCGGTGACCAACTATTTCCGCGACGAGATCATTGACCGGCCCCTGCCGGTGTACCTCACGGCCTACACGCCGTGCTTCCGGCGCGAGGCCGGCTCGGCGGGCAAGGAGACCCGCGGCATCCTGCGCGTCCACCAGTTCGACAAGGTTGAGATGGTCAAATTCGTCGAGCCGTCCACCTCCTATGCCGAGCTGGAGACGCTCGTGGGCCATGCCGAAGACGTGCTCCGGGGCCTGGGCCTCCACTACCGCGTTTTGGAGCTGTGCTCGGGGGATATCAGCTTCGCCGCGGCCAAGTGCTATGACATCGAGCTCTGGGCGCCTGGGCAAAAGGGCTGGATCGAGGTGTCGAGCTGCAGCAATTTCGAGGATTTTCAGGCGCGCCGCGCGAACATCCGCTACCGAGACGCCGCCGGCAGGCCCCAGTTTATTCACACGCTCAACGGTTCGGGCGTGGCGCTGCCGCGGCTGATGATCGCGATCCTCGAACAGTTCCAGCAGGCCGACGGCTCTGTCGCCCTGCCGCGGGCCATCGTGCCGTACATGAACGGTGTCGACCGCCTCGTACCGTGCGCCTGACTAAAAGAACCGCGTCACCACGATCAGCGCGGAGAGGATGCCCAGAAGCATCCCGACGAAGACTTCGAAACGGGTGTGGCCGAGCAGTTCCTTCAGGCGCTTCTCAGAGAGCCTGTGCTCCTTGAACAACTCGTCCACGATCTGGTTCAGGATGCGGGCCTGCTCGCCCGCCGCATTGCGCACGCCCGCCGCATCAAACATCGTCACCCCCGCAAAACACCAGGCAAAGATGGCGGCGAACGAGCCAAACCCCTCGGTCAGCGAGATCGCCGTCGCCAAGGCGCTGACCATCGCCGAGTGTGCGCTCGGCATGCCGCCGGTGCTGACAAAATAGCCAATGTCCAGCCGGCGTTCGGTGATCAGCACGGCCGTCAACTTGCACAGTTGCGCGAGCATCCAACCGGAGAAGGCCGACCAGAACCACGGCGTTGAAAATAAATCGGCGACGGCTGTATGAATAATCATCGCAATACCCGGTTCGCCAGAATCGGCGAATGGCGGACATCATCGTGGAAAAGGCCGCTTTTGTCAACATCAACGGCGAAGCATCAACGGCGAAGCAATCAGGACAGGGCACGCGAGGGATGCCCGGCAGCCAGATGTCGTTTCAGAAACCGTCCGGTGTGGGAGTCGGGGCAGGCGGCGATGACTTCCGGGGTGCCGCAGGCGACGACCCGGCCGCCGCCGCTGCCGCCCTCGGGGCCGAGGTCGATGATGTGGTCGGCGCATTTGACGACGTCGAGGTTGTGTTCGATCACCACGACGGTGTTGCCGGCCGCCCGCAGCCGCAGCAACACCTCCATCAGTTTGTGGACGTCGGCGAAATGCAGTCCGGTGGTCGGTTCGTCCAGCAGATAGAGCGTGCGCCCTGTGGCGCGGCGGCTGAGTTCGGCGGAGAGCTTGATCCGCTGCGCCTCGCCGCCCGAGAGGGTGGTCGCGGACTGCCCGAGCTGGACATAGCCCAGGCCGACTTCGGAGAGCGTGCGCAGCTTGCCGGCAACCCCGGGCACGGCCTGGAAGACTTCGAGCGCCTCATCAACGGTCATCGCCAGCACCTCCGCAATGGTCCGGCCCCCGTAGCGCACCTCCAGCGTTTCACGGTTGTAGCGCAAGCCCCCGCACAGCTCGCAGGTGACGTAGACATCGGGCAGGAAGTGCATCTCCAGCTTAATCAGGCCATCGCCCTTGCACACCTCGCAACGGCCACCCTTGACATTGAAGCTGAATCGTCCGGGGCCATAGCCCCGAACCTTGGCGGCGGACGTGGCGGCAAACAGATCCCGGATGGCGGTGAACGCGCCGGTGTAGGTTACGGGGTTGCTGCGCGGGGTGCGCCCGATCGGGCTCTGATCGATTTCGATCACCTTGTCCAGATGTTCAACGCCGGTGATCTTCTTGAACGCTCCGGGCTTGTCGCTGGCGCCGTAGAAATGGCGGGCGAGGTGTTTGCGCAGGATATCGTCAACGAGCGTCGACTTGCCCGATCCCGAGACGCCGGTCACGCAGACAAAGCAGCCGAGGGGAATTGCCACATCAATCCCCTGAAGATTGTTTTCGGTCGCGCCCTTGACCGTCAGCCAGTGCTTGCCCGGTTTAATCCGCTCGGAGGGCGGGGTGATCGCCTTGGCACCGCTGAGGTAGGCGGCGGTCTCGGAGCGCGGCGCGCGCAGCAGGCCCTTCACATCGCCCTGATAGACCACCTCCCCGCCGGCGCGGCCCGCGCCGGGGCCGAGGTCGATGACGGTGTCGGCCTCGCGAATCATCTCCTCGTCATGCTCGACGATCACCACCGTGTTGCCCCGCTGCTGGAGGCGGCGGAGCATGGCGATCAGCCGTTCGTTATCGCGCGGGTGGAGGCCGATGGTGGGCTCGTCGAGCACATAGAGCACGCCGACCAGCCCCGAGCCGATCTGGGTCGCCAGCCGGATCCGCTGCATCTCGCCGCCCGACAGCGTCGCGCTCGGCCGGTCCAGCGTGAGGTAGTCGAGCCCCACGTCGACGAGGAAGCTCAGCCGGCGGCGGATCTCCTTGAGCAC
This is a stretch of genomic DNA from Lentisphaerota bacterium. It encodes these proteins:
- a CDS encoding DEAD/DEAH box helicase: MQKHKHPPTDSAVPGTSATVSHPPAPEGAFSLLVQPLQRAVAEEGYTIPTPIQQQAIPLLLAGRDVLGCAQTGTGKTAAFTLPLLQYLTEHRRPTPAGRPRALILAPTRELAAQIGDSIHTYGRHVRVSHTVIFGGVSQSHQVRALHGGVDIVVATPGRLLDLMQQGFVRLDDVEYFVLDEADRMLDMGFLPDMRRVIAKLPAKRQSLFFSATLTHEALDLARTLVHDAAHVSVAPEQPTVDKIKQSVMFVSKKDKNDLLVVLLRATGMSKVIVFTQRKHVANRVTEHLNDEGITAAAIHGNKSQGARTQALGGFREGRVRVLVATDIAARGIDVDGITHVINYELPNEPETY
- the serS gene encoding serine--tRNA ligase, which produces MLDIKRIREKPDEIREGLTRRGADGTTLDRVIDLDRARRGLVTQVEELKNCRNSHSKKIGLLKKSGADTTALQADVRATGDRITAMDEEIRVIEASLGEAMLRIPNVPCPSIPTGPDASANRVVRHAGEAPQFEFAPQDHVALGERLGLFDFPRATRMSGSGFPLLLGAGAKLQRALIQYMLDLHTTRHGYTEMLPPFVVNSDSMRGTGQLPKMAEDMYHCEVDDLWLIPTAEVPVTNYFRDEIIDRPLPVYLTAYTPCFRREAGSAGKETRGILRVHQFDKVEMVKFVEPSTSYAELETLVGHAEDVLRGLGLHYRVLELCSGDISFAAAKCYDIELWAPGQKGWIEVSSCSNFEDFQARRANIRYRDAAGRPQFIHTLNGSGVALPRLMIAILEQFQQADGSVALPRAIVPYMNGVDRLVPCA
- a CDS encoding divergent PAP2 family protein, with the translated sequence MIIHTAVADLFSTPWFWSAFSGWMLAQLCKLTAVLITERRLDIGYFVSTGGMPSAHSAMVSALATAISLTEGFGSFAAIFAWCFAGVTMFDAAGVRNAAGEQARILNQIVDELFKEHRLSEKRLKELLGHTRFEVFVGMLLGILSALIVVTRFF
- the uvrA gene encoding excinuclease ABC subunit UvrA, translating into MGDTDDIVITGAREHNLRGIDVRIPRNSLTVITGLSGSGKSSLAFDTLYAEGQRRYVESLSAYARQFLDQMQKPDVEHIEGLSPAIAIEQRTAGSNPRSIVATTTEIHDYLRLLYGNIGHPHCPACGRPVEKQSAEQIVARLLAFPLKTKLVLLAPLVQGRKGRHEEVFDAVRRQGFLRVRVNGALLEIDAVPALDKNKSHVIEAVVDRLVVSDAIRPRLADSVELGLKQGGGVIRVLRTAPDGAASEEVYSEKNACSACGVSFEELKPRAFSFNSPYGACPVCSGLGVQLVFDEDLIVPDSDLSLEAGAVQAWRRGGHRLILYYRHLLKAVAKACSIDMDTPYCELPAAFRETLMRGSGGQAIDLAYWMKGAWRTQSKPFEGVIPSLQRRYNESEIEEVRERLRKYMSTQRCPACGGARLRPEARACTVAGRSIIEVMAMTVREGRGFFEGLALTPQEAVIAAEVLKEIRRRLSFLVDVGLDYLTLDRPSATLSGGEMQRIRLATQIGSGLVGVLYVLDEPTIGLHPRDNERLIAMLRRLQQRGNTVVIVEHDEEMIREADTVIDLGPGAGRAGGEVVYQGDVKGLLRAPRSETAAYLSGAKAITPPSERIKPGKHWLTVKGATENNLQGIDVAIPLGCFVCVTGVSGSGKSTLVDDILRKHLARHFYGASDKPGAFKKITGVEHLDKVIEIDQSPIGRTPRSNPVTYTGAFTAIRDLFAATSAAKVRGYGPGRFSFNVKGGRCEVCKGDGLIKLEMHFLPDVYVTCELCGGLRYNRETLEVRYGGRTIAEVLAMTVDEALEVFQAVPGVAGKLRTLSEVGLGYVQLGQSATTLSGGEAQRIKLSAELSRRATGRTLYLLDEPTTGLHFADVHKLMEVLLRLRAAGNTVVVIEHNLDVVKCADHIIDLGPEGGSGGGRVVACGTPEVIAACPDSHTGRFLKRHLAAGHPSRALS